In the Populus trichocarpa isolate Nisqually-1 chromosome 1, P.trichocarpa_v4.1, whole genome shotgun sequence genome, one interval contains:
- the LOC7483225 gene encoding E3 ubiquitin-protein ligase SIRP1, whose protein sequence is MEEAMAARYWCYMCSQMVNPVMEVEIKCPFCQSGFIEEMSSSTGDTQVPDSEFGSDRALSLWAPILLGMMGNSRRRRRLRRMEYEEGEDDNDDGEANLGGETEFEHEIESFIRRRRRSRRSSATILQLLQGIRAGILASESENSEGDRDGERDRDRDRDRERVILINPFNQNIIVQGSYDSNNDENQNQNPVGSFGDYFIGPGLDLLLQHLADNDPNRYGTLPAQKEAVEALPTVIIKEPLQCSVCLDDFEIGSKAREMPCKHKFHSGCILPWLELHSSCPVCRHQLPADESKLDSERARNSSDRREFENTNSESNISHGISVEEGDSEERSGNGRSFSFPWPFNSLFSSSSGSQSGGNHPSSAASSSPANAPGSTSQTDEN, encoded by the coding sequence atggaggaagCAATGGCTGCACGGTACTGGTGCTATATGTGCTCTCAAATGGTGAATCCCGTCATGGAAGTTGAGATCAAATGCCCTTTTTGCCAAAGTGGGTTCATTGAAGAAATGAGTAGTAGCACAGGGGATACTCAGGTTCCTGATTCTGAATTTGGATCTGATCGTGCCCTCTCACTTTGGGCTCCAATCTTGCTTGGCATGATGGGAAATTCTCGTCGCCGTAGAAGGCTTAGAAGGATGGAGTATGAAGAAGGTGAGGATGACAATGATGATGGTGAAGCAAACCTTGGAGGAGAGACTGAGTTTGAGCATGAAATTGAATCATTCataaggaggaggaggaggagcagaaGAAGTTCAGCTACAATACTGCAATTACTTCAAGGAATTCGTGCTGGAATTTTGGCATCAGAATCTGAGAACTCAGAAGGAGATAGGGATGGGGAGAGGGACAGGGACCGGGACAGGGACAGAGAGCGTGTCATTTTGATCAAtccttttaatcaaaatattattgttcaGGGTTCTTATGATTCAAACAATGATGAAAACCAGAATCAAAATCCAGTTGGGTCATTCGGTGATTATTTCATTGGACCTGGCTTGGATTTGTTATTGCAGCACTTGGCAGATAATGATCCCAATAGATATGGAACTCTGCCAGCTCAAAAGGAAGCCGTTGAAGCATTGCCTACTGTGATCATCAAGGAGCCTTTGCAGTGTTCAGTGTGCTTGGATGATTTTGAGATTGGCTCCAAGGCAAGGGAAATGCCATGTAAGCACAAGTTTCATAGTGGCTGTATATTGCCATGGCTGGAGCTTCATAGTTCCTGTCCAGTTTGCAGGCATCAGTTGCCTGCTGATGAGTCCAAGCTTGATTCTGAGAGAGCTAGAAATAGCAGTGATCGGAGGGAGTTTGAGAATACTAACAGTGAAAGTAATATTAGTCATGGAATTAGTGTTGAAGAGGGAGACAGTGAAGAAAGAAGTGGAAATGGGAGAAGTTTTTCCTTTCCATGGCCTTTCAATAGCTTGTTTTCATCTTCATCGGGTTCGCAATCTGGTGGAAACCATCCATCCTCAGCAGCATCATCCTCTCCAGCGAATGCACCTGGAAGCACTTCTCAAACAGATGagaattga
- the LOC7483227 gene encoding pyruvate kinase, cytosolic isozyme yields MTASNGGGDAVTAAAGVMEMRPKTKIVCTLGPASRSVPMIEKLLRAGMNVARFNFSHGSHEYHQETLDNLKAAMVNTGILCAVMLDTKGPEIRTGFLKDGKPIQLKLGQEITISTDYSLKGDENMICMSYKKLAVDVKPGMVILCADGTISFTALSCDTKAGLVRCRCENSATLGERKNVNLPGVIVDLPTLTEKDKEDILAWGVPNKIDMIALSFVRKGSDLVEVRKLLGEHSKNILLMSKVENQEGVANFDDILANSDAFMVARGDLGMEIPIEKIFLAQKVMIYKCNIQGKPVVTATQMLESMIKSPRPTRAEATDVANAVLDGSDCVMLSGETAAGAYPELAVRTMAKICIEAENTLDYGDVFKRTMEHSPVPMSPLESLASSAVRTANSVKASLILVLTRGGSTAKLVAKYRPGIPILSVVVPEIQTDSFDWSCSDEAPARHSLIFRGLVPVLYAGSAKASNAETTEEALDFSLQHAKGKGLCRTGDPVVALHRVGTASVIKIITVK; encoded by the exons ATGACGGCCAGCAACGGTGGTGGAGATGCAGtgacagcagcagcaggagttATGGAGATGAGGCCGAAGACCAAGATCGTCTGTACTCTGGGACCTGCATCAAGATCTGTCCCTATGATCGAAAAACTCTTGAGGGCTGGCATGAACGTCGCTCGCTTCAACTTCTCTCATGGATCTCATGAGTATCATCAAGAAACCCTTGATAATCTCAAGGCCGCCATGGTCAATACTGGCATTCTCTGTGCTGTCATGCTTGACACcaag GGACCGGAGATTCGTACTGGTTTCCTGAAGGATGGGAAACCCATCCAGCTCAAACTGGGTCAAGAAATCACCATATCTACTGACTATAGCTTAAAGGGTGATGAGAATATGATTTGCATGAGCTATAAAAAGTTGGCCGTGGATGTCAAACCTGGAATGGTAATACTTTGTGCAGATGGCACAATATCATTTACAGCATTATCCTGTGATACAAAAGCTGGTTTGGTTCGATGTCGCTGTGAGAATTCTGCAACTCTTGGTGAGAGAAAAAATGTTAATCTCCCAGGAGTTATAGTGGATCTTCCAACCTTGACAGAGAAGGACAAGGAAGATATATTGGCTTGGGGGGTTcccaataaaattgatatgattGCTTTATCTTTTGTTCGTAAAGGCTCAGACCTTGTGGAGGTTCGGAAGTTGCTTGGAGAGCATTCTAAGAACATCCTTCTCATGTCCAAG GTTGAAAATCAAGAAGGAGTGGCAAATTTCGATGATATTTTAGCAAATTCAGATGCATTTATGGTGGCACGCGGTGACCTTGGAATGGAAATCCCAATTGAAAAAATTTTCCTTGCTCAGAAAGTGATGATCTACAAGTGCAACATCCAAGGAAAACCAGTTGTCACTGCAACACAGATGTTGGAGTCCATGATCAAGTCCCCCCGACCAACTAGAGCAGAAGCCACTGATGTTGCCAATGCAGTTCTTGATGGTAGTGACTGTGTGATGCTGAGTGGTGAAACAGCAGCTGGAGCTTATCCAGAACTTGCTGTTCGGACCATGGCCAAAATATGCATAGAAGCTGAAAACACGCTTGATTATGGAGATGTCTTTAAAAGAACTATGGAACACTCACCTGTGCCCATGAGCCCATTGGAGAGTCTGGCCTCATCTGCTGTTAGAACTGCCAATTCAGTAAAAGCATCTCTTATACTGGTTTTAACCAGGGGAGGAAGTACTGCAAAACTGGTGGCTAAATACAGACCGGGCATACCCATTTTGTCCGTGGTTGTCCCAGAGATTCAGACTGATTCCTTTGATTGGTCATGCAGTGATGAAGCTCCTGCAAGGCATAGCCTTATATTCCGTGGGTTGGTGCCGGTTTTATATGCAGGATCTGCTAAAGCCTCAAATGCTGAGACAACAGAAGAAGCTTTGGATTTTTCCCTTCAACATGCCAAGGGGAAGGGACTATGCAGGACTGGGGATCCCGTGGTGGCTCTGCACCGGGTTGGAACTGCATCTGTTATCAAGATTATAACAGTGAAGTGA
- the LOC7457685 gene encoding glucosidase 2 subunit beta has protein sequence MKGESSSSFFRLFPPIVYALLCTTASIAASAVVPINPFLGIPPQDENYYKASSPTIKCKDGSATFTKAHLNDDFCDCPDGTDEPGTSACPGGQFYCRNAGHDPVFLFSSRVNDGICDCCDGSDEYDGEVKCPNTCWEAGKVARDKLKKKIATYKEGVALRKKEVEQAKMAFAKDVAELSKLKNEEKILKGLVEQLKELKEQIEKTEEKERLQKEKEEKQRKEAEEKANGEKSAVKGGANLEKGHAEEKIDNEDKDMENKHDEIGVLDDSPAYQDVVDEFADHGAEDESGDVSKIEGSPVSEVEKHEGQEDEEPVTTKIKDESTLVPETGHDAGNEVSHAQPMEEEKDESTDAKGLSKEELGRLVGSRWTGNSEKQTEEVRDTKDNDHGDHEEMAHDTHDEKYDGYASETADETGKDDDVDGEDDVDETYEEEVHDDVDDAPYKSDSDDEVEFSDTTSPGNPSWLENIQQTFRSILEAFKLFQTPVDKSEAARVRKEYDESSAKLSKIQSRISRLTQKLEHDFGTEKEFYSFYDRCFESKQNKYVYKVCSFKQASQSEGHSTTRLGRWEKFEDSYRVMVFSNGDTCWNGPDRSLKVRLRCGLDNEVTDVDEPSRCEYVALLSTPALCIEGKLKELENKLELMNKQQPRSHDEL, from the exons atgaaaggagagagcagcagcagcttctTCAGGTTATTTCCTCCGATTGTTTATGCACTCTTATGTACTACAGCTTCCATTGCTGCATCAGCTGTTGTTCCAATTAACCCTTTTCTTGGAATCCCTCCTCAAG ATGAGAATTATTACAAGGCATCATCACCTACTATAAAATGTAAAGATGGATCCGCTACTTTCACCAAGGCTCACCTCAATGATGACTTCTGTGATTGCCCTGATGGTACCGATGAGCCTG GCACATCAGCATGCCCCGGTGGGCAATTCTATTGTAGAAATGCAGGGCATGATCCCGTTTTCTTATTCTCTTCCAGAGTCAATGATGGCATCTGTG ATTGTTGTGATGGGAGTGATGAGTATGATGGCGAAGTTAAGTGTCCAAATACATGCTGGGAAGCTGGCAAAGTGGCAAGAGAtaagttgaagaaaaagattGCTACATATAAGGAAGGGGTTGcgttgagaaaaaaagaagttgaacaAGCAAAAATGGCATTCGCCAAAGATGTGGCTGAACTATCCAAGCTAAAAAATGAGGAGAAGATACTAAAAGGGCTTGTTGAACAGCTTAAAG AGCTTAAAGAACAGATAGAGAAGACAGAAGAGAAAGAACGTTtgcagaaagaaaaggaagagaaacaaAGGAAAGAAGCTGAAGAAAAGGCCAATGGGGAAAAAAGTGCAGTTAAGGGGGGAGCTAACCTAGAAAAAGGCCACGCTGAGGAGAAAATCGACAATGAAGACAAAGATatggaaaacaaacatgatGAAATTGGTGTTTTGGATGATTCTCCTGCATATCAG GATGTTGTGGACGAGTTTGCTGATCATGGAGCTGAAGATGAAAGTGGTGATGTTTCCAAAATTGAAGGATCTCCAGTTAGCGAAGTGGAGAAG CATGAGGGACAAGAGGATGAAGAGCCTGTCACCACAAAAATCAAGGATGAGTCTACACTTGTGCCTGAAACTGGCCATGATGCTGGAAATGAGGTGTCTCATGCTCAACCTATGGAAGAG GAGAAGGATGAATCCACTGATGCAAAAGGATTGTCAAAGGAAGAGTTGGGCCGCCTTGTTGGCTCTCGTTGGACAGGAAATTCAGAGAAGCAAACTGAGGAAGTTAGGGATACAAAGGACAACGACCATGGGGACCATGAAGAGATGGCCCATGACACGCATGATGAGAAATATGATGGCTATGCTTCAGAAACTGCTGATGAAACTGGCAAGGATGATGATGTTGATGGAGAAGATGATGTAGATGAGACTTATGAAGAGGAAGTTCACGATGATGTTGATGATGCTCCTTATAAATCTGACTCTGATGATGAAGTTGAATTTTCAG ATACAACCTCCCCAGGTAATCCATCTTGGTTGGAGAATATACAGCAAACCTTTAGGAGCATTCTAGAAGCCTTTAAATTATTCCAAACTCCAGTGGATAAATCAG AGGCTGCTCGAGTACGCAAGGAATACGACGAGTCCAGTGCTAAGTTGTCTAAAATACAGTCAAGGATATCAAGGCTGACACAAAAGCTCGAACATGATTTTG GGACAGAGAAGGAGTTCTATTCATTCTATGATCGCTGTTTTGAGAGCAAGCAGAACAA GTATGTTTACAAAGTCTGCTCATTCAAACAAGCTTCCCAGTCAGAGGGCCACTCAACAACTCGTTTGGG TCGCTGGGAGAAATTCGAGGACTCATACCGAGTTATGGTCTTTTCAAATGGGGACACGTGCTGGAATGGGCCTGATCGAAGTTTGAAG GTCAGGCTAAGATGCGGACTGGATAATGAGGTTACAGATGTAGATGAACCAAGTCGTTGCGA GTATGTGGCATTGCTATCTACCCCAGCCCTTTGCATAGAAGGAAAGCTTAAg GAACTGGAAAATAAACTAGAGTTGATGAACAAACAACAGCCACGGAGCCATGATGAACTTTAA